A single window of Vigna unguiculata cultivar IT97K-499-35 chromosome 1, ASM411807v1, whole genome shotgun sequence DNA harbors:
- the LOC114165108 gene encoding glucomannan 4-beta-mannosyltransferase 9-like — protein sequence MDRFPSSTIIPDAFQGAKDDLTTQLALVWNQIKAPLIVPLLRLAVFLCLIMSVMMFIERVYMGVVITLVKLFGRKPEKRYKWEPMKDDIELGNSSYPMVLVQVPMYNEREVYQLSIGAACGLSWPSDRIIIQILDDSTDPTIKEMVQLECQRWASKGVNIKYEVRDNRNGYKAGALKEGMKRSYVKQCDCVAIFDADFQPEPDFLWRTVPFLVHNPELALIQARWKFVNSDECLMTRMQEMSLDYHFTVEQEVGSSTYAFFGFNGTAGVWRISALNEAGGWKDRTTVEDMDLAVRASLKGWKFLYLSDLKVKNELPSTLKAYRYQQHRWSCGPANLFRKMVLEIINNKKVSLWKKIHVIYSFFFVRKVVAHINTFVFYCIVLPATVLVPEVVVPKWGAVYIPSVITILNAVGTPRSLHLLVFWILFENVMSLHRTKATIIGLLEASRVNEWVVTEKLGDALKAKAGGKAPKKPRFKIGDRIHLLELGVAFYLFFCGCYDVMFGKNHFFIFLFIQSLAFFIMAFGYVGTIVPQS from the exons ATGGATCGTTTTCCTTCCAGTACCATTATCCCTGACGCGTTCCAAGGGGCCAAAGATGACCTCACCACACAGCTTGCATTGGTTTGGAATCAAATCAAAGCGCCATTGATTGTCCCGTTGCTGAGACTAGCAGTGTTTCTGTGCCTGATCATGTCGGTGATGATGTTCATTGAGAGGGTCTACATGGGCGTTGTCATAACTCTGGTGAAGTTGTTCGGGAGAAAGCCCGAGAAACGTTACAAATGGGAGCCAATGAAGGACGACATAGAGTTGGGAAACTCTTCTTACCCAATGGTTCTCGTTCAAGTCCCCATGTACAACGAAAGAGAG GTTTATCAGCTCTCAATTGGAGCTGCGTGTGGGCTTTCTTGGCCTTCGGATAGGATCATCATACAAATCCTTGATGACTCCACTGACCCAACAATCAAG GAAATGGTGCAGCTTGAATGTCAAAGATGGGCAAGCAAAGGGGTGAACATAAAGTACGAGGTTAGAGACAACAGGAATGGGTACAAAGCAGGGGCTCTCAAAGAAGGCATGAAGCGTAGCTACGTGAAACAATGTGACTGTGTTGCAATCTTTGACGCTGATTTTCAACCAGAGCCTGATTTCTTGTGGCGCACCGTCCCATTCTTAGTGCACAATCCCGAACTAGCCCTCATTCAAGCGCGGTGGAAATTTG TGAATTCCGATGAATGTTTGATGACCAGAATGCAAGAGATGTCATTGGATTACCATTTTACTGTGGAACAAGAAGTGGGGTCTTCCACTTACGCCTTCTTTGGATTCAACG GGACTGCGGGAGTGTGGAGAATATCTGCATTGAATGAGGCTGGTGGATGGAAGGATAGGACCACAGTGGAAGATATGGACTTGGCTGTGCGAGCCAGTCTCAAAGGATGGAAATTCTTATACTTGTCTGACTTGAAG GTTAAAAATGAATTGCCAAGCACTCTCAAGGCCTACCGTTACCAGCAGCACCGTTGGTCTTGTGGTCCAGCCAATCTTTTTAGAAAAATGGTCTTGGAGATCATAAACAACAAG AAAGTGTCATTGTGGAAGAAAATACACGTGATATACAGCTTCTTCTTTGTTCGGAAGGTCGTAGCACACATCAACACCTTTGTGTTCTACTGCATTGTGTTGCCTGCAACAGTTTTGGTGCCTGAGGTTGTGGTCCCAAAGTGGGGAGCTGTCTATATCCCTTCTGTTATCACTATTCTAAACGCAGTTGGAACTCCAAG GTCACTCCATTTGCTGGTGTTCTGGATTCTCTTTGAGAATGTTATGTCCCTGCATAGAACCAAGGCAACGATTATTGGTCTACTAGAGGCTAGTCGAGTGAACGAATGGGTTGTCACAGAAAAACTAGGTGATGCTTTGAAGGCTAAAGCAGGAGGTAAAGCACCTAAAAAGCCTCGATTCAAGATTGGAGACAG GATTCACTTGTTAGAACTTGGTGTCGCATTCTACCTCTTCTTTTGTGGGTGCTATGATGTTATGTTCGGGAAAAACCacttcttcatcttcctctttaTCCAATCTCTTGCCTTCTTCATTATGGCATTTGGATATGTTGGCACCATTGTTCCCCAGTCCTAG